A stretch of the Lichenicola cladoniae genome encodes the following:
- a CDS encoding iron-containing alcohol dehydrogenase translates to MQSFTFHTVQAIHVAPGLAAKLPAKLALSLGSRVLVVTDASIRRLGLLDPFIACLSAAGADFAVFDGVFADPPEDNIHAAVALAVDFPATGIVGFGGGSAMDVAKVVALIAGSGQTLDQVYGMHVATGPRLPLMLVPTTAGTGSEVTPIAIITADGVKKGVISQHLLPDIAILDAELTIGLPPAVTAMTGLDAMVHAIEAFASASPNRNPVSQGLARQALRLLGTNLRRVVADGTLIDARASMLLGSLLAGQAFANSPVAAVHALSYPIGGQFHIPHGLSNALVLPHVLRFNLPNATEDYAAIAADAFPDLATVPHAERGLALIEALVALIGDVGLPTTLEAVGIPEGSLESMADEAMQQTRLLVNNPRPVTREDALRIYRAAYS, encoded by the coding sequence GTGCAATCATTCACGTTTCATACCGTTCAGGCAATTCACGTAGCACCGGGACTGGCTGCGAAGCTTCCCGCCAAACTGGCGTTGTCGCTCGGCAGCCGAGTGCTCGTCGTGACCGACGCGTCGATCCGTCGGCTCGGGCTGCTCGACCCATTTATCGCCTGCCTCTCGGCTGCCGGGGCTGATTTCGCGGTCTTCGACGGCGTCTTCGCCGATCCGCCGGAGGATAACATCCATGCGGCCGTCGCGCTGGCGGTGGACTTTCCGGCGACAGGTATCGTCGGCTTTGGCGGGGGCTCGGCGATGGATGTCGCCAAGGTCGTGGCGCTGATCGCCGGGAGCGGTCAGACGCTCGATCAGGTCTACGGAATGCATGTGGCTACCGGGCCTCGGCTTCCCCTAATGCTCGTCCCTACAACGGCCGGCACCGGCTCGGAGGTGACGCCGATCGCGATCATCACCGCCGATGGCGTCAAAAAGGGCGTGATCTCCCAGCACCTGCTTCCCGACATCGCGATTCTGGACGCGGAGCTGACGATCGGACTGCCGCCAGCGGTGACCGCGATGACTGGCCTCGACGCAATGGTCCATGCAATTGAGGCCTTCGCCTCGGCATCGCCCAACAGGAACCCGGTTTCGCAGGGTCTGGCGAGACAAGCGCTGCGCCTCCTGGGCACCAATTTGCGTCGCGTCGTCGCGGACGGAACCCTGATCGATGCCCGTGCCTCGATGCTTCTCGGGTCGTTGCTGGCCGGGCAGGCGTTCGCGAACTCTCCGGTCGCGGCCGTGCACGCACTATCCTATCCGATCGGCGGACAGTTCCACATCCCGCACGGTCTCTCGAACGCGCTCGTCCTACCGCATGTTCTGCGGTTTAATCTACCGAACGCGACCGAGGACTATGCCGCGATCGCGGCCGACGCTTTTCCCGACCTCGCCACCGTGCCGCACGCCGAGCGGGGTCTGGCGCTGATCGAGGCGCTGGTCGCCCTCATAGGAGACGTCGGGCTTCCCACGACGCTCGAAGCTGTCGGGATCCCGGAAGGAAGCCTCGAAAGCATGGCCGACGAAGCCATGCAACAGACCCGTCTGCTCGTGAACAATCCCCGTCCCGTCACGCGCGAGGACGCCCTGCGGATCTACCGTGCAGCGTACAGTTGA
- a CDS encoding aldehyde dehydrogenase family protein, whose amino-acid sequence MSTATTEKLARIFDGPYYLSIAGKLVEAKYSFDVFNPATGEILAKAPAASPAQLDEAIAAAKTAFKSWSTLGYDERETYLNAYADALEKSRDELARLLTAEQGKPLKTGAEPEIDQSISYIRQIAARRVPIEIVEETDTHCVELHHPPLGVVGAITPWNFPVVLALWKVAPALITGNTIVIKPSPFTPLSTLRFGEIAQGVLPPGVLSVVSGGNELGTQMTAHPDLAKISFTGSTATGKEVIRSTADTVKRLTLEMGGNDAAIVLPDADWKSIIPQLFWGAVGNSGQWCVGIKRLYVHRSVHEEFVAAFVDYAKQQKMGDGLDPDVTIGPVQNKMQFEKVKTLLDDIKANGQKIALGGEIDERRPGYFIPVTVIDNPPEAARIVQEEQFAPIVPIVMYDDVEDAIGRANDTPFGLGGSVWGRDTRAAVAVANRLETGMVWVNEIHTQGVDIPFGGHKQSGLGTEHGREGRLLFTNAKTVLVHK is encoded by the coding sequence ATGTCGACCGCCACTACCGAAAAGCTAGCCCGTATCTTCGACGGCCCCTATTATCTCAGCATTGCCGGCAAGCTGGTCGAAGCGAAGTATAGCTTCGACGTCTTCAACCCCGCAACGGGTGAGATTCTGGCGAAGGCGCCCGCAGCAAGCCCGGCACAGCTCGACGAGGCAATCGCTGCGGCCAAGACCGCGTTCAAGAGCTGGTCGACTCTCGGCTATGACGAGCGTGAGACGTATCTGAACGCTTATGCGGATGCCCTTGAAAAGAGCCGCGACGAGTTAGCCCGTCTTCTGACCGCGGAACAGGGCAAGCCGCTTAAGACCGGAGCCGAGCCGGAAATCGATCAATCGATCTCCTACATCCGCCAGATCGCGGCGCGGCGCGTTCCGATCGAGATCGTAGAGGAGACCGATACGCATTGTGTCGAGCTGCACCATCCGCCGCTGGGCGTAGTCGGTGCGATAACGCCATGGAATTTCCCGGTCGTGCTGGCCCTGTGGAAGGTGGCGCCGGCGCTGATCACCGGCAACACCATCGTCATAAAGCCGTCGCCGTTCACGCCGCTCTCGACGCTGCGCTTCGGCGAGATCGCTCAGGGCGTGCTGCCGCCCGGCGTGCTTTCTGTCGTTTCGGGTGGGAATGAGCTGGGCACACAAATGACGGCTCACCCTGACCTCGCGAAGATCAGCTTCACCGGCTCGACCGCGACGGGTAAGGAGGTGATCCGCTCGACCGCCGACACGGTCAAGCGTCTGACCCTGGAGATGGGCGGGAACGACGCGGCGATCGTACTGCCCGATGCTGACTGGAAATCGATCATTCCGCAGCTGTTTTGGGGAGCGGTCGGCAATTCGGGACAGTGGTGTGTCGGCATCAAGCGCCTCTACGTCCACCGCTCCGTGCACGAGGAGTTCGTTGCGGCGTTCGTCGACTATGCAAAGCAACAGAAGATGGGCGACGGCCTCGATCCGGATGTCACGATCGGTCCCGTGCAAAACAAGATGCAGTTCGAAAAGGTCAAGACCCTCCTCGACGACATCAAGGCCAACGGTCAGAAGATTGCCCTCGGCGGCGAGATCGACGAGCGCCGTCCGGGCTACTTCATTCCCGTCACGGTGATCGACAACCCACCCGAGGCTGCCAGGATCGTGCAGGAAGAGCAGTTCGCCCCGATCGTACCGATTGTCATGTATGATGACGTCGAGGATGCCATAGGCCGTGCCAACGACACTCCTTTTGGGCTCGGAGGCTCGGTCTGGGGCCGCGACACCCGCGCGGCGGTGGCCGTCGCCAACAGGCTGGAGACGGGCATGGTATGGGTTAACGAGATCCACACCCAGGGCGTGGACATCCCCTTCGGCGGCCACAAGCAATCCGGGCTCGGAACCGAGCATGGCAGGGAGGGGCGCCTGCTTTTTACCAATGCAAAGACCGTGCTGGTCCACAAGTAG
- a CDS encoding NAD-dependent succinate-semialdehyde dehydrogenase encodes MDILQTLRTDGWLREDNAIGGAWLGADSGESHEVANPATGQVVGTIAWSGAAETRAAIDAAQGAFATWSTTTAEERAGALSQMATIIRSNADLLASMLTIEQGKPLAEARGEILLGANYVQWFAEEARRVNGEIIPSPWKGRQILVTREPVGVVAAISPWNFPFLMLSRKIAPALAAGCTVVVKPADLTPFCGLLWAVLAEKSGVPAGVVNVVTGDAATIGGEMTANPLVRKLTFTGSTRVGKLLYQQSAATMKKLSMELGGNAPFIVFDDADLDRAVDGAIAAKYRNSGQTCVCVNRFYVQHGIHDAFAARLAERVRTLKVGDGFETGVQQGPLINEATVRKVAIHVEDAVAKGGKVLVGGKRHELGGTFYEPTVITDASNDMLVAREETFGPLSALFRFRDEQEAIDAANATEYGLAAYFYTTNLARAFRVARVLQTGMIGINDGLITTEVAPFGGIKDSGIGREGSSNGITEYLNLKYLSVGGL; translated from the coding sequence ATGGATATTCTGCAAACGCTCAGGACTGACGGCTGGCTGAGGGAAGACAACGCGATCGGAGGAGCGTGGCTAGGTGCCGACAGCGGTGAGAGCCACGAGGTCGCCAACCCGGCGACCGGACAGGTGGTCGGCACGATCGCCTGGTCCGGCGCTGCCGAGACTAGGGCGGCGATCGACGCGGCCCAGGGCGCCTTCGCAACTTGGTCCACTACCACGGCCGAAGAGCGGGCCGGCGCGTTGTCTCAAATGGCGACCATCATCCGAAGCAATGCCGATCTGCTGGCGTCTATGCTCACGATCGAGCAGGGCAAACCGCTTGCCGAGGCACGCGGCGAAATTCTTCTCGGCGCCAACTACGTCCAATGGTTCGCTGAGGAGGCCCGCCGAGTCAACGGCGAGATCATTCCCTCTCCTTGGAAAGGACGCCAAATCCTGGTCACGCGTGAGCCGGTCGGGGTCGTTGCCGCAATCTCGCCATGGAACTTTCCGTTCCTGATGCTTTCGCGAAAGATCGCGCCGGCGTTGGCGGCCGGATGCACCGTGGTCGTAAAGCCGGCGGATCTGACGCCGTTCTGTGGCCTCCTGTGGGCAGTTCTTGCTGAGAAGTCTGGCGTCCCGGCCGGCGTCGTCAACGTGGTGACCGGGGATGCGGCGACGATCGGGGGCGAGATGACCGCAAATCCCCTGGTCCGTAAGCTCACTTTTACCGGCTCGACCCGTGTCGGAAAGCTGTTATACCAGCAGTCGGCCGCGACGATGAAGAAGCTGTCAATGGAATTGGGCGGGAATGCCCCCTTCATCGTGTTTGACGATGCCGATCTAGATCGCGCGGTCGATGGCGCGATTGCTGCCAAGTATCGCAACTCCGGCCAGACCTGCGTCTGCGTAAACCGCTTCTACGTACAGCACGGGATCCACGACGCTTTCGCGGCGCGCTTGGCCGAGCGTGTGCGCACGCTCAAGGTCGGCGATGGGTTCGAGACCGGGGTCCAGCAGGGACCGCTCATCAACGAGGCCACTGTCCGGAAGGTCGCAATCCATGTCGAGGACGCCGTGGCGAAGGGAGGTAAGGTCCTGGTGGGGGGCAAGCGTCACGAGCTGGGGGGCACCTTTTACGAGCCGACCGTCATCACAGATGCATCCAACGATATGTTAGTCGCTCGTGAAGAGACCTTCGGGCCGCTCTCGGCACTGTTCCGCTTCCGTGACGAGCAAGAGGCTATTGATGCGGCCAACGCGACCGAATATGGTCTGGCTGCCTATTTCTACACCACAAATCTTGCACGCGCGTTCCGCGTCGCGCGAGTGCTCCAGACTGGCATGATCGGCATCAATGATGGCCTTATCACGACCGAGGTAGCACCCTTCGGCGGCATCAAGGATAGCGGGATTGGCCGTGAGGGATCTAGCAACGGTATCACGGAGTATCTCAACCTTAAATATCTTAGTGTAGGTGGCCTGTAG
- a CDS encoding LysR family transcriptional regulator has translation MDLLDAMSAFVATAEARSLSAAGKRLGLSLPTISRKLSELEAHLGTPLLVRSTRKLALTPVGTAYLSAARGILDDVLAAGRTAAGEHAAVRGELVVSAPIMLGRMHVLPVVHEYLAAFPDVRVRLMLTDRNADLIDDGVDVAVRIGVLADSALLAVRVGMVGRVVCGSPGYLARADKVRTPGDLQRIGCITFDCLDRPSVWSFVSPGSGMSIDVPICPRLSVNTAEAAIDAAVAGVGLTQVASYQVALAVRAGALRVVLKEFEAAPLPVNLLHAGHANLPLKTRAFLDLAAATLRPALSGPAKGSSELNRSD, from the coding sequence TTGGACCTCCTGGACGCGATGTCGGCCTTTGTCGCGACTGCTGAGGCGAGAAGCCTCTCTGCAGCGGGGAAGCGGCTGGGCCTATCGCTGCCGACAATCAGCCGCAAATTGTCGGAGCTTGAAGCCCATCTTGGCACGCCCCTGCTGGTCCGCTCGACCCGAAAGCTGGCGCTGACCCCGGTGGGCACGGCCTACCTCTCAGCCGCCCGGGGAATCCTCGACGACGTGCTGGCCGCTGGTCGCACTGCGGCGGGCGAGCACGCGGCCGTCCGGGGGGAACTAGTAGTGTCGGCCCCAATCATGCTCGGCCGTATGCACGTGCTGCCGGTGGTGCACGAATATCTCGCGGCCTTTCCGGATGTACGGGTGCGACTCATGCTTACAGACCGCAACGCCGACCTGATCGACGATGGTGTCGATGTCGCCGTTCGGATTGGGGTGCTGGCCGATAGCGCTCTGTTGGCTGTACGTGTGGGTATGGTCGGCCGGGTGGTGTGCGGCAGCCCAGGCTACCTCGCTCGGGCGGACAAAGTTCGCACTCCTGGCGACCTGCAGCGGATTGGTTGCATCACGTTCGACTGCCTGGACAGGCCGTCGGTATGGAGCTTCGTCAGTCCTGGGTCGGGAATGAGTATAGACGTACCGATATGCCCCCGGCTGTCGGTTAACACGGCCGAGGCGGCCATCGATGCCGCTGTTGCCGGTGTGGGCCTGACACAAGTAGCCTCCTACCAAGTCGCCCTGGCCGTAAGGGCGGGCGCGCTACGGGTCGTGCTGAAGGAATTTGAAGCCGCGCCACTACCGGTGAACCTGCTCCATGCAGGCCACGCGAACCTGCCACTGAAAACTCGGGCCTTCCTGGACTTGGCAGCTGCGACGCTTCGGCCCGCCTTGTCCGGCCCCGCGAAGGGTTCATCCGAATTAAACCGCTCCGACTAG
- a CDS encoding carboxymuconolactone decarboxylase family protein has product MPRIALPAPYTIPEASRPILDAIGKQLGFVPNMFHTASISPAVLVAMTGFSAALSRTLDVKTRERIALAISAANKCGYCLAAHTYVGVNMAKLTVEEIMLNRQGGSSDSKADAAVRFAVAVAESRGRVGDAEIAAVNAAGFSEAQVLEIVAVVALSLLNNLVNNVARPEIDFPFQGAKAAAA; this is encoded by the coding sequence ATGCCACGTATCGCACTTCCTGCTCCCTACACCATCCCGGAGGCGTCCCGCCCGATCCTGGACGCGATTGGCAAGCAGCTCGGGTTCGTGCCCAACATGTTCCATACAGCCTCGATCAGTCCGGCCGTCCTGGTGGCCATGACGGGGTTTTCGGCGGCGCTGTCTAGGACACTCGACGTGAAGACGCGCGAGCGGATTGCCCTTGCGATATCTGCGGCGAACAAATGTGGCTATTGCCTCGCGGCGCACACCTACGTGGGTGTCAATATGGCGAAGCTGACGGTAGAAGAGATAATGCTGAACCGTCAGGGCGGCTCCTCAGACTCGAAGGCTGATGCGGCCGTGCGCTTCGCCGTGGCGGTTGCTGAGAGCCGAGGGCGAGTGGGTGATGCCGAGATTGCGGCGGTGAACGCAGCAGGATTCAGTGAGGCACAGGTGCTGGAGATCGTCGCCGTTGTGGCCCTGAGCCTCTTGAATAACCTGGTTAACAACGTGGCCCGCCCCGAGATCGACTTCCCCTTCCAGGGCGCGAAGGCAGCCGCCGCCTGA
- a CDS encoding RidA family protein, with protein MTLQFDNPAAIAPPQGAYSHSVEVPPGAGLIFLSGQVPTGLDGKAPVTLAEQADLVFANIVAVLAAKSIGPDAIIKLTTFLIEPDTGRSVPQARAKHFATHRPASTIMYVKGLMNPAWKIEVEVIAMARPAAQAHNTIKDKP; from the coding sequence ATGACCTTGCAATTCGATAACCCGGCCGCCATCGCCCCGCCGCAGGGCGCTTACAGCCATTCGGTAGAGGTGCCTCCCGGGGCTGGGCTGATCTTTTTGTCGGGCCAAGTGCCGACCGGACTGGATGGAAAGGCGCCAGTTACCCTCGCGGAGCAGGCGGATCTGGTGTTCGCGAACATTGTCGCCGTTCTAGCGGCAAAGAGCATCGGACCAGATGCCATTATCAAACTCACCACGTTTCTGATTGAGCCCGATACTGGACGTTCCGTGCCGCAGGCCCGTGCAAAGCATTTCGCCACTCATCGGCCGGCATCCACTATCATGTACGTCAAGGGCCTCATGAACCCCGCGTGGAAGATTGAGGTCGAAGTGATCGCCATGGCTCGCCCGGCCGCACAGGCCCACAACACCATTAAGGACAAACCATGA
- a CDS encoding HU family DNA-binding protein has product MSKAFITAVLQDSLNCTGVAANQAAEDLITAIVHEMKKEGGFTLPSFGTFRVVKTKARKTLNPRTGEAVKVKAGKTVRFKASPNLKKAI; this is encoded by the coding sequence ATGAGCAAAGCCTTCATCACCGCCGTGCTGCAGGACAGCCTCAACTGCACTGGTGTTGCGGCCAACCAGGCCGCAGAGGACCTCATCACGGCCATCGTCCACGAGATGAAGAAGGAAGGCGGGTTTACACTGCCATCCTTTGGCACATTCAGGGTTGTCAAGACGAAGGCCCGTAAGACGTTGAACCCACGCACCGGAGAGGCAGTCAAGGTGAAAGCCGGCAAGACAGTGCGGTTCAAAGCAAGCCCGAACCTTAAAAAGGCGATCTAG
- a CDS encoding IS5 family transposase (programmed frameshift): protein MSDLIWLSKAQMRRIEPHFPLSHGVPRVDDQRVISGIIFVIRNGLRWRDAPKEYGPHKTIYNRFIRWSRLGVFNRIFAALVAKAGKPDQLMIDATHLKAHRTAASLLKKGLFPRRIGRTKGGLNSKLHAVCDGQGRPLVMLLSEGQMSDYKGAALMIEALPKAKVMLGDRGYDATWFRTALSARGITACIPSKVNRKVVIPHDRTLYRQRHKIENMFGKLKDWRRIHTRYDRCAHTFMSAICIAATVIFWL from the exons ATGAGTGACCTGATCTGGTTGTCCAAAGCGCAGATGCGGCGGATTGAGCCGCATTTTCCGTTGTCGCACGGGGTCCCACGGGTCGATGACCAGCGGGTCATCAGCGGCATCATCTTTGTGATCCGCAACGGCCTACGCTGGCGCGATGCTCCTAAGGAGTATGGACCGCACAAGACGATCTACAACCGGTTCATTCGCTGGAGCCGTCTGGGCGTCTTTAACCGCATCTTTGCGGCCCTGGTGGCCAAGGCTGGCAAACCTGACCAGTTGATGATTGACGCGACACACCTGAAAGCGCACCGGACAGCTGCGAGCCTTTTAAAAAAGGGCCTGT TTCCCCGACGTATCGGACGCACCAAAGGCGGCCTGAACTCCAAGCTCCATGCCGTCTGTGATGGTCAGGGGCGACCGCTGGTTATGCTGCTCAGTGAAGGGCAGATGAGCGACTACAAGGGCGCCGCACTGATGATCGAGGCACTTCCCAAAGCTAAGGTCATGCTCGGCGATCGGGGCTACGACGCCACCTGGTTCCGCACCGCGCTAAGCGCACGTGGCATCACTGCGTGCATCCCGTCAAAGGTCAATCGCAAGGTGGTGATCCCGCACGACCGCACCCTTTACCGCCAGCGCCACAAGATCGAAAACATGTTCGGCAAGCTGAAAGACTGGCGGCGCATTCATACCCGCTATGATCGCTGCGCCCACACCTTCATGTCCGCAATTTGCATCGCAGCAACCGTCATCTTTTGGCTGTGA
- a CDS encoding IS3 family transposase, which produces MKTELDARQPFKTRLAAKNAVFAFIEGFYNRNRLQSAIGYRSPADLEQGAAAA; this is translated from the coding sequence ATGAAAACAGAACTGGACGCTCGCCAGCCGTTCAAAACGCGCCTGGCTGCGAAGAACGCTGTGTTTGCTTTTATTGAAGGCTTCTACAATCGAAACCGGTTGCAGTCAGCTATCGGATACCGTTCACCTGCTGATCTGGAACAAGGCGCTGCGGCTGCGTAA
- a CDS encoding diguanylate cyclase, producing the protein MKLANPLSARLLTRYYVTALLIIAGLTISSHLLLTYVLQHNHGTAAIINVSGRQRMLSQRIASLAAQYRLGDKTAHPALVAAIDEFEATEATLSKTSRAITRSNAETLQIQNIYTRSKDSLDAEARDFVTNARQVANLAPADPAARPPLDHVFAAARLSLLSKLNEIVAIHQRETEHVLAELEVLQQVILGVVLSTLIVEALMIFRPMIHRIVLYTSEVMRLATIDSLTGLSNRRGFLERCEMEHVRATRYNRPLCLLMLDADNFKQINDIHGHQAGDEVLRAMSSSFQEILRGSDFAGRLGGEEFAVLAPETDLAGARLLAERLRLKVASKPILIGRREINVTVSIGVTSVLNDANGIGHALREADVLMYRAKHGGRNLVVSAEALLPN; encoded by the coding sequence TTGAAATTGGCAAACCCCCTTTCCGCACGGCTGCTTACAAGATATTATGTTACGGCTTTGCTGATTATTGCCGGCTTAACTATCTCGTCGCACCTGTTGCTAACTTATGTGTTGCAGCACAACCATGGCACAGCCGCCATAATCAATGTCTCAGGGCGGCAGCGCATGCTCTCGCAGCGCATCGCCAGCTTAGCGGCGCAGTACCGGTTAGGGGACAAGACTGCACATCCAGCATTGGTTGCCGCAATTGACGAGTTCGAAGCGACCGAGGCAACCCTAAGTAAGACCAGCCGCGCCATCACTCGCAGCAACGCAGAAACACTTCAGATTCAAAATATTTACACCAGAAGCAAGGACTCGCTGGACGCTGAAGCTCGCGATTTCGTTACGAATGCGCGCCAGGTTGCTAATTTGGCGCCAGCGGATCCCGCCGCAAGACCACCGCTGGATCATGTGTTCGCCGCGGCACGGCTTTCGCTCCTCAGCAAGCTGAACGAAATTGTCGCGATTCATCAGCGTGAGACTGAACACGTTTTGGCAGAACTAGAAGTTCTGCAACAGGTGATCCTCGGTGTCGTTTTATCGACTCTTATCGTCGAAGCGCTGATGATTTTCCGGCCGATGATACACAGGATCGTTTTATATACTTCAGAAGTCATGCGTTTGGCGACCATTGACTCGCTGACCGGATTATCCAATCGCCGTGGTTTTTTGGAAAGATGTGAAATGGAGCACGTCCGAGCGACGCGATATAATCGTCCACTATGCCTATTGATGCTTGATGCCGATAATTTTAAGCAGATCAACGACATCCACGGCCATCAAGCCGGTGATGAAGTGCTGCGTGCGATGTCGAGCTCTTTTCAGGAGATTCTACGTGGAAGCGATTTTGCCGGACGTCTGGGTGGGGAGGAATTCGCAGTTCTAGCGCCAGAGACGGACCTCGCAGGTGCCAGATTATTGGCTGAACGCCTGAGACTCAAAGTTGCCAGCAAACCGATTTTGATAGGCCGCCGGGAGATAAACGTCACCGTGAGTATTGGCGTCACGTCGGTGCTGAACGACGCCAACGGCATTGGCCACGCACTCCGTGAGGCCGACGTCTTGATGTACCGAGCCAAACACGGCGGCCGCAACCTCGTTGTCAGTGCAGAAGCACTATTGCCGAACTGA
- a CDS encoding DEAD/DEAH box helicase has protein sequence MTSTRPLRTHQQRLANMVAAMVAGETTACDILAAVTPGGGKSLLPVIAAARLIEAGLIERVCWIVPRDSLRLQAEEAFADPVWRTILDHSLSVRAADNTPDPSRGLAGYITTYQGVAAAPHLHLCEMRRYRTLLVVDEVHHLPALADTDPDMAARVAAADEEQASAWSQAILPLLECATVRLLLSGTLERADGKAILWLPYRKGLKARTREIELDAPGWAVIGYSRAQALLERAVLPVTFGALDGAARWRDEDDNEIGPHRLASLHPDETTRPALFTALRTGFAETLLHEAFIAIRDVRARRRQKRDLQPGVAARGLGKLLVVAPDQTTAKHYLGVIRRWIPAAQAEETAQLATSDTPRAHQILASFRLRPEPSILVTVAMAYEGLDAPDVAVVAALTHIRSRAWLEQMVARATRVDPYAGAYETQQALVFHPDDPLFALFRRRMEYEQGTLARPKAKRKQSALPMWLLDQLPPAREGITPLESNALALRFDTLRPGPELALRRPEQEAAQAELLEAPSVAERRLRVRLGEMVAAQAVEDEAGRAGFKGGTAGPGLYHRYNAVLKRMTGNKNRAQMTLAELEAAIGWLERNQLRDHLRLLEDDPRYAWTARQRCEWKPPVGRPTRERRT, from the coding sequence ATGACGTCGACCCGCCCGCTCCGTACCCATCAGCAGCGTCTGGCCAACATGGTGGCGGCGATGGTGGCCGGCGAGACCACCGCATGCGACATCCTGGCCGCGGTCACGCCGGGCGGCGGCAAGTCGCTGCTGCCGGTGATCGCCGCCGCCCGGCTGATCGAGGCCGGCCTCATCGAGCGCGTTTGCTGGATCGTGCCGCGTGACAGCCTGCGCCTGCAGGCCGAGGAAGCGTTCGCCGATCCGGTCTGGCGCACCATCCTGGACCACAGCCTGTCGGTGCGGGCGGCCGACAACACCCCTGATCCCAGCCGCGGCCTGGCTGGCTACATCACCACCTACCAGGGCGTGGCCGCAGCTCCTCACCTGCACCTGTGCGAGATGCGCCGGTATCGGACGCTGCTTGTCGTGGACGAAGTGCATCACCTGCCGGCTCTGGCCGATACCGATCCTGATATGGCCGCCCGTGTTGCCGCCGCGGACGAGGAGCAGGCCAGCGCCTGGTCGCAGGCGATCCTGCCGCTGCTGGAGTGCGCGACGGTCCGGCTGCTTTTGTCGGGCACGCTGGAGCGGGCAGACGGCAAGGCGATCCTGTGGCTGCCCTACCGCAAGGGGCTGAAGGCGCGCACCCGCGAGATCGAGCTCGATGCACCTGGCTGGGCTGTCATCGGCTATTCCCGTGCCCAGGCGTTGCTCGAGCGCGCCGTGCTGCCGGTGACCTTCGGCGCCCTGGACGGTGCGGCACGCTGGCGCGACGAGGACGACAATGAGATCGGGCCGCACCGTCTGGCCAGCCTGCATCCTGACGAGACCACCCGCCCTGCCCTGTTCACAGCACTCCGCACCGGCTTTGCCGAGACCCTGCTGCATGAGGCGTTCATCGCCATTCGCGACGTCCGCGCCCGACGGCGGCAGAAGCGAGACCTCCAACCGGGTGTCGCAGCCCGCGGCCTTGGCAAGCTGCTGGTGGTGGCGCCGGACCAGACGACGGCCAAGCACTACCTCGGCGTGATCCGGCGTTGGATCCCGGCCGCCCAGGCAGAGGAGACGGCGCAGCTGGCCACCTCCGACACGCCGCGAGCGCACCAGATCCTGGCCAGCTTCCGGCTCCGGCCGGAGCCGTCGATCCTGGTGACCGTGGCCATGGCCTATGAAGGCCTGGATGCACCGGACGTGGCGGTGGTGGCAGCGCTGACCCACATCCGCTCACGCGCCTGGCTGGAGCAGATGGTGGCACGCGCCACCCGGGTGGATCCCTATGCCGGCGCCTATGAGACACAGCAGGCGCTAGTGTTTCACCCTGATGATCCGCTGTTCGCGCTGTTCCGCCGACGCATGGAGTATGAGCAGGGCACGCTGGCGCGGCCAAAGGCCAAGCGAAAACAGAGCGCCCTGCCCATGTGGCTGCTCGACCAGCTGCCGCCCGCCCGGGAGGGCATCACGCCGCTGGAGAGCAACGCGCTGGCGCTGCGCTTCGACACGCTGCGGCCTGGACCGGAACTGGCGCTGAGGCGTCCGGAGCAGGAAGCAGCGCAGGCGGAGCTGCTGGAAGCGCCGTCGGTGGCCGAACGGCGCCTGCGCGTAAGGCTGGGCGAGATGGTCGCGGCGCAGGCGGTTGAGGACGAGGCCGGGCGCGCGGGGTTCAAGGGCGGCACGGCCGGTCCCGGGCTCTACCACCGCTACAACGCGGTGCTGAAGCGCATGACCGGCAACAAGAACCGGGCGCAGATGACGCTGGCCGAGCTGGAAGCGGCGATCGGCTGGCTCGAGCGCAACCAGCTACGCGATCACCTGAGGCTGCTCGAGGATGACCCGCGTTACGCATGGACGGCACGCCAGCGTTGTGAATGGAAGCCGCCAGTCGGACGACCAACTCGGGAACGCCGAACTTAA
- a CDS encoding HU family DNA-binding protein: MSKAFIAATLQDSTGCTGVAANLAAAELIAAIVKEMKKEGGFTLPSFGTFTVRKTKARKALNPRTGEPVKVKAGKTVRFKASPNLKKAV; the protein is encoded by the coding sequence ATGAGCAAGGCCTTTATCGCAGCGACGTTGCAGGACTCGACCGGCTGCACCGGTGTCGCTGCCAACCTGGCAGCGGCCGAGTTGATCGCCGCGATCGTCAAGGAAATGAAGAAGGAAGGCGGCTTCACGCTGCCCTCGTTCGGCACCTTCACCGTCAGGAAGACCAAGGCACGTAAGGCGCTGAACCCGCGCACCGGCGAGCCGGTCAAGGTCAAGGCCGGCAAGACCGTCCGCTTCAAGGCCAGCCCGAACCTCAAGAAGGCCGTCTGA